Proteins found in one Anopheles aquasalis chromosome 3, idAnoAquaMG_Q_19, whole genome shotgun sequence genomic segment:
- the LOC126575808 gene encoding host cell factor isoform X1 has translation MTAISEVSSSELIPASATKHNAILRWKRVTNPSGPQPRPRHGHRAVNIKELMVVFGGGNEGIVDELHVYNTATNQWYVPATKGDVPPGCAAYGFVVDGTRILVFGGMVEYGKYSNELYELQATKWEWRKLRPKPPESGPPPCRRLGHSFTLVGDKIYLFGGLANESDDPKNNIPKYLNDLYILEIKNNLLQWEIPTTFGESPPPRESHTAVSWYDKKQKKYWLVIYGGMSGCRLGDLWLLDTDNMSWTRPRTLGPLPLPRSLHSSTLIGNRMYVFGGWVPLMMDEVKIEKHEKEWKCTNTLACLNLETLTWEELDLDTEEDNMPRARAGHCAVGIHTRLYIWSGRDGYRKAWNNQVRVCCKDLWYLEVERPAVASRVQLVRASTHSLELCWSSVPSASHYILEVQKVATPLPSPALPVQPTPASQTTLVAPISSPALSATIASPASNNSGALSPAQISNSFNTLPVSGETLQQSTIKQLSGRVTGSVVGNVQSPILTTPTIQPTLSATPGLQSPSGGGLAMVSSSSVHTVTSPVQRIVTKVHPAKQLTTQKVLTSASTSQILQQQPLQIVTQVSSQAQTLQSAVAQAVTVAAGGQTQTIRVVATGGGGGGTTASISGTQQLTSSNTGTPIRVLSSTGQQLRIGPAGSATLQPGSTTTAVLRSASGQSIVSGTQLQTVQQRIISGTTGAGHTTTTATIGGKQIILQKPMTIVSAATAGTTAASISNATGTSGGQILTLVKTSQGMTMQTMPKMSVMQQKTLTSTVSPSTGAIHQSHQQQIITSSLAGGGTGSVPKATVIGGNVVKLMSATGGSATLGGKQILMKNSNIVQVGKVGTNATGKPTLVLTNKAGQPIRGQQQVIVVTTPQGIRTVSGAVTASSAGSNFVTLSSSQVINTISSTRATPAGIVATGSGTTILQAATGVGGGSTSTATLQGSSGGTTATLGGQAIKLRTVQGGKPITFTMPVGGLQATGQKITGTQIMMPQKLNVGGKAVTVQLSSGGQKTVTLVPSGAGGTHVGTTTVGGHGGTVVNQPKILMLPSKGATRIVTPQQYQQIQLQQQQLQAAQQQQQQLQEQQQQVSTDAAFAALAAEAGLIDGAEAEGMEQMDGCFDLETMATGRDNVSHHHTENDHISKKVLMMADSDKIDEQNDQVEDSCNSLMMPIFEQLDGCDDSDIVGTPQYVKLGLRGGTVTVGTVSVTNNISSADGEGIVADGTDEPVSDLQEMERNDDDGTMREQLAQADGEEAAGNELHEGDNIETLEQGVSSGALVTESEGRHDGDMVATAERVESMDMIDTAESGELEEIEDKNDEKDVNTLEGILKTSGSRQQESQEMSLGEDEQILVQVRNEREDATVNQQTSTRLAPTASEAEAASILTTIKGGEIISLHNTDLLSGSTDNIIQVSSGSSGALLQGSKGNENGQTIIFKADAAVEDGTTVTLSDGSTYVTRLSSSSGDLSVPTSTTILQSLTNEPSNNLKIDDTSTGHLDALAEAAASATSALSSELINCSGASTNVSTVAGGVLMGDLLTSTQSSTQQHHISSIKFADGSTKQYTMSGPLLGIPSVGINNGTSMSNNTSSAVKSQGSVQIAVTNPGNNALASAKIANPTSGRTPERAKEEKEEKFSKPKDDSEAWHTVAILKTLNLNVSNYVDLNEWDCAIDGKTLTADNLPDLTNMKRIPLESGCAYKFRVAAINSCGRGEWSDVSPFKTCLPGFPGAPSAIKISKSPEGAHLSWEPPPSTTGDILEYSVYLAVKSQTAAKDKAASSPAQLAFVRVYCGSNNQCTVANQALQTAHVDFTSKPAIIFRIAARNDKGYGPATQVRWLQDPQSTKIPAPAGSTTGVGLPAGAGGKRVVDKSVTGAANKRAKLGASSSTAL, from the exons ATGACGGCTATCTCAGAAGTATCGAGCTCCGAATTGATCCCGGCATCGGCGACTAAGCATAATGCTATATTACGCTGGAAGCGTGTGACGAACCCTAGTGGCCCACAGCCGCGTCCGCGACATGGACATCGGGCGGTAAACATCAAGGAGCTAATGGTTGTGTTTGGCGGCGGAAATGAAGGAATTGTGGACGAACTTCACGTTTATAATACAG caaccaaccagtggTATGTTCCGGCGACGAAGGGTGATGTGCCACCGGGATGTGCGGCATATGGCTTTGTCGTCGATGGAACGCGTATACTCGTGTTTGGTGGAATGGTAGAATATGGCAAGTACTCGAACGAACTGTACGAGTTGCAAGCTACAAAATGGGAGTGGAGAAAACTAAGGCCCAAGCCTCCGGAGTCGGGTCCTCCTCCCTGCCGTCGCCTTGGGCACAGCTTCACACTGGTTGGGGATAAAATTTATCTTTTTGGTGGTCTAGCCAATGAAAGTGATGATCCCAAGAATAACATCCCCAAGTATTTAAACGATCTGTACATTCTGGAGAtcaaaaataatttattacaatGGGAGATACCTACGACATTCGGCGAGAGCCCACCGCCCCGTGAATCACACACGGCCGTGTCGTGGTACGataagaaacagaagaaataTTGGCTTGTGATTTACGGTGGCATGTCTGGATGTCGATTAGGCGATCTTTGGCTGCTCGACACCGACAATATGTCCTGGACAAGGCCACGTACACTCGGTCCACTACCTTTGCCACGATCCCTACACAGTTCGACGTTGATCGGAAATCGAATGTACGTATTCGGTGGCTGGGTTCCATTGATGATGGATGAGGTTAAGATTGAGAAGCacgaaaaggaatggaaatgcaCCAACACTCTCGCATGTCTGAATCTCG AAACGTTGACCTGGGAAGAGCTAGATCTGGATACAGAGGAAGACAACATGCCAAGGGCTCGCGCCGGACACTGTGCCGTCGGTATACATACAAGATTGTACATCTGGTCTGGACGTGACGGTTACAGAAAGGCCTGGAACAACCAGGTCAGG GTATGTTGCAAGGATTTGTGGTATCTTGAGGTAGAGCGTCCAGCTGTTGCCTCGCGTGTACAGCTAGTACGCGCCTCGACTCATTCACTCGAGCTATGTTGGAGTTCTGTGCCATCTGCCTCACACTACATATTAGAAGTGCAGAAGGTAGCAACACCACTTCCTTCACCAGCACTACCGGTTCAGCCTACTCCAGCATCGCAGACTACCTTAGTTGCACCTATTTCATCGCCGGCTTTATCGGCTACTATCGCATCTCCGGCTTCCAACAATTCTGGAGCATTGTCGCCGGCACAGATTAGCAACAGTTTTAATACACTGCCTGTATCTGGAGAAACACTGCAACAGTcga CCATTAAGCAACTATCGGGGCGTGTGACAGGATCGGTTGTAGGCAATGTGCAATCACCCATTTTGACAACTCCAACAATACAGCCAACGCTATCTGCAACACCTGGCTTGCAGTCACCATCGGGTGGAGGTCTCGCGATGGTTAGCTCTTCTTCAGTGCATACTGTCACCTCGCCAGTGCAGCGCATCGTTACCAAAGTGCATCCGGCGAAGCAATTGACTACACAAAAGGTGTTGACGTCTGCTAGTACTTCACAGAttttgcagcaacagccgctGCAGATAGTCACGCAGGTTTCGTCACAGGCTCAAACCCTGCAGTCAGCTGTGGCCCAAGCCGTTACCGTGGCGGCCGGGGGTCAAACTCAAACGATCCGTGTCGTAGCAacaggagggggaggaggtggtACAACAGCATCCATTTCCGGTACCCAACAACTTACTTCCAGTAACACTGGTACACCGATTCGGGTACTCTCATCGACTGGTCAACAACTGCGAATCGGCCCAGCCGGGAGTGCAACACTGCAGCCCGGGTCCACAACAACTGCCGTGCTAAGGTCCGCGAGTGGGCAGAGCATTGTTTCGGGAACTCAGTTGCAAACTGTTCAGCAGCGTATCATCAGTGGAACAACAGGAGCCGGTCACACCACTACAACAGCCACTATCGGTGGAAAGCAGATTATTCTGCAGAAACCCATGACTATCGTTAGTGCAGCGACAGCCGGTACAACGGCCGCTTCAATAAGCAATGCTACGGGCACTAGCGGAGGCCAAATCCTAACGCTTGTCAAGACAAGCCAAGGTATGACTATGCAAACAATGCCCAAGATGAGCGTAATGCAGCAAAAGACACTGACTTCGACAGTGTCGCCGTCAACTGGTGCTATCCATCAgtctcatcagcagcaaattaTAACATCGAGTCTGGCTGGTGGCGGCACTGGTTCTGTGCCAAAGGCTACCGTCATTGGTGGTAACGTCGTTAAGCTTATGTCGGCCACCGGAGGATCGGCAACGCTCGGTGGAAAGCAGATTCTCATGAAAAACTCCAACATCGTGCAGGTTGGCAAAGTTGGAACCAACGCAACTGGTAAACCAACCCTTGTACTTACAAACAAAGCTGGCCAACCTATacgtggccagcagcaggtgatcgTCGTGACTACCCCGCAGGGTATAAGAACAGTCAGTGGAGCGGTTACTGCGTCGTCAGCTGGCAGCAACTTCGTAACGCTCTCGTCCTCGCAGGTTATAAACACAATAAGTTCGACGCGTGCAACACCAGCGGGTATCGTAGCGACAGGATCTGGAACTACGATACTGCAGGCAGCGACGGGTGTTGGCGGAGGCAGCACTTCAACCGCCACACTTCAAGGTTCTAGCGGTGGAACTACAGCCACTCTAGGCGGACAAGCGATCAAACTACGGACTGTTCAAGGCGGTAAACCGATCACATTCACAATGCCAGTCGGAGGGTTGCAGGCCACTGGTCAGAAGATAACTGGGACACAAATTATGATGCCGCAAAAGTTAAATGTAGGTGGCAAGGCGGTAACGGTTCAACTTTCGTCTGGAGGACAAAAGACGGTAACTCTGGTACCTTCTGGAGCTGGCGGAACCCATGTTGGTACCACCACCGTAGGTGGGCACGGTGGAACAGTGGTTAACCAGCCAAAAATTCTTATGCTACCTTCGAAGGGCGCTACACGTATTGTTACTCCTCAGCAATATCaacaaattcaattacaacaacagcagttaCAGGctgctcaacagcagcagcaacaattacaggaacaacagcagcaggtttcTACGGACgctgcatttgctgcattGGCTGCAGAAGCAGGTCTTATCGATGGAGCCGAGGCAGAAGGGATGgaacagatggatggatgcttcGATTTAGAGACTATGGCCACCGGGAGGGATAATGTTTCACATCATCATACAGAGAATGATCACATCAGCAAAAAGGTGCTAATGATGGCAGATTCTGACAAAATTGACGAGCAAAATGATCAGGTCGAGGACAGCTGCAATTCGCTGATGATGCCAATCTTTGAACAGCTCGATGGTTGCGATGATAGCGATATTGTGGGTACGCCACAGTACGTAAAACTCGGATTAAGAGGAGGAACCGTTACCGTGGGAACAGTTTCGGTCACCAACAACATATCCTCTGCTGATGGTGAAGGTATTGTAGCGGATGGTACCGACGAGCCTGTCTCAGATTtgcaagaaatggaaagaaatgacgacgatggaacTATGCGGGAACAATTGGCACAAGCTGATGgggaagaagcagcaggcaATGAGTTGCACGAGGGAGATAATATAGAGACATTGGAACAAGGAGTGTCATCGGGAGCTCTTGTTACCGAATCCGAAGGGCGGCACGATGGTGATATGGTAGCAACTGCAGAACGAGTAGAAAGCATGGATATGATCGATACCGCCGAGAGTGGTGAGTTGGAGGAGATCGAGGACAAAAACGACGAGAAGGATGTAAATACTCTTGAAGGAATATTAAAAACTAGCGGCTCTAGGCAGCAAGAATCACAAGAG ATGTCGCTCGGCGAAGATGAACAAATACTGGTACAAGTCAGGAATGAACGAGAAGATGCTACTGTAAATCAACAGACATCCACACGTCTCGCCCCAACGGCTTCGGAGGCGGAGGCTGCCAGCATTCTCACTACAATCAAAGGCGGCGAAATTATATCCCTTCATAATACCGATCTCTTGTCCGGTTCTACTGACAACATTAT CCAAGTGAGTTCCGGATCGTCTGGCGCACTTTTGCAGGGTTCAAAAGGAAACGAGAATGGGCAAACAATCATATTTAaagcggatgctgctgttgaagatGGGACAACGGTCACCCTTAGCGACGGTTCCACATACGTTACGCGTTTGTCTTCGTCATCGGGTGATTTGTCCGTACCGACGAGCACCACCATTCTGCAGTCTCTTACTAACGAACCAAGCAACAATCTGAAGATAGATGACACATCCACAGGCCATTTGGATGCGCTAGCTGAGGCCGCTGCATCGGCTACCTCCGCCCTTTCTTCGGAGCTAATAAACTGTAGTGGTGCAAGTACCAACGTTTcgactgttgctggtggtgtgctaaTGGGTGATTTGCTCACGTCAACGCAATCATCAACACAACAGCATCACATCTCATCGATTAAGTTTGCAGATGGCAGCACTAAACAATATACGATGAGTGGACCGCTTTTGGGCATACCGTCCGTGGGAATCAACAATGGAACGAGTATGAGCAATAACACTTCATCTGCTGTCAAAAGCCAAGGGTCGGTGCAAATCGCCGTTACCAACCCCGGAAATAATGCTCTTGCAAGTGCTAAAATTGCTAACCCTACATCCGGTCGTACACctgagagagcgaaggaagaaaaggaagaa AAATTCAGCAAACCGAAAGACGATTCGGAGGCCTGGCATACTGTTGCCATATTAAAGACATTGAACCTCAACGTTTCCAATTACGTCGATTTGAATGAATGGGACTGTGCGATAGATGGCAAAACCCTGACTGCAGACAACTTACCAGACTTGACGAATATGAAGCGGATACCATTGGAATCGGGTTGTGCTTACAAATTTCGTGTAGCGGCCATCAACAGCTGTGGACGAGGTGAATGGAGTGACGTATCACCCTTCAAAACCTGCCTTCCTGGATTTCCAGGTGCGCCGTCTGccataaaaatttcaaaatcacCTGAAGGGGCTCACCTTTCCTGGGAACCACCGCCTTCGACGACTGGTGACATTCTTGAGTACTCCGTTTACCTGGCCGTCAAATCGCAGACCGCAGCCAAAGACAAAGCGGCCTCATCCCCAGCGCAGTTGGCGTTTGTTCGTGTTTACTGTGGCTCTAACAACCAGTGTACGGTCGCGAATCAAGCTCTTCAGACGGCACACGTCGACTTCACTTCGAAGCCGGCCATAATTTTCCGTATTGCTGCACGAAATGATAAGGGCTATGGACCAGCCACGCAGGTCAGATGGCTTCAAG ATCCACAATCAACTAaaataccagcaccagcaggcagtACCACTGGTGTAGGACTGCCCGCTGGAGCTGGTGGCAAACGTGTTGTCGACAAGTCCGTGACAGGAGCAGCGAACAAGCGTGCAAAGCTCGGCGCTTCCTCATCAACAGCTCTATAG
- the LOC126575808 gene encoding host cell factor isoform X2: MTAISEVSSSELIPASATKHNAILRWKRVTNPSGPQPRPRHGHRAVNIKELMVVFGGGNEGIVDELHVYNTATNQWYVPATKGDVPPGCAAYGFVVDGTRILVFGGMVEYGKYSNELYELQATKWEWRKLRPKPPESGPPPCRRLGHSFTLVGDKIYLFGGLANESDDPKNNIPKYLNDLYILEIKNNLLQWEIPTTFGESPPPRESHTAVSWYDKKQKKYWLVIYGGMSGCRLGDLWLLDTDNMSWTRPRTLGPLPLPRSLHSSTLIGNRMYVFGGWVPLMMDEVKIEKHEKEWKCTNTLACLNLETLTWEELDLDTEEDNMPRARAGHCAVGIHTRLYIWSGRDGYRKAWNNQVCCKDLWYLEVERPAVASRVQLVRASTHSLELCWSSVPSASHYILEVQKVATPLPSPALPVQPTPASQTTLVAPISSPALSATIASPASNNSGALSPAQISNSFNTLPVSGETLQQSTIKQLSGRVTGSVVGNVQSPILTTPTIQPTLSATPGLQSPSGGGLAMVSSSSVHTVTSPVQRIVTKVHPAKQLTTQKVLTSASTSQILQQQPLQIVTQVSSQAQTLQSAVAQAVTVAAGGQTQTIRVVATGGGGGGTTASISGTQQLTSSNTGTPIRVLSSTGQQLRIGPAGSATLQPGSTTTAVLRSASGQSIVSGTQLQTVQQRIISGTTGAGHTTTTATIGGKQIILQKPMTIVSAATAGTTAASISNATGTSGGQILTLVKTSQGMTMQTMPKMSVMQQKTLTSTVSPSTGAIHQSHQQQIITSSLAGGGTGSVPKATVIGGNVVKLMSATGGSATLGGKQILMKNSNIVQVGKVGTNATGKPTLVLTNKAGQPIRGQQQVIVVTTPQGIRTVSGAVTASSAGSNFVTLSSSQVINTISSTRATPAGIVATGSGTTILQAATGVGGGSTSTATLQGSSGGTTATLGGQAIKLRTVQGGKPITFTMPVGGLQATGQKITGTQIMMPQKLNVGGKAVTVQLSSGGQKTVTLVPSGAGGTHVGTTTVGGHGGTVVNQPKILMLPSKGATRIVTPQQYQQIQLQQQQLQAAQQQQQQLQEQQQQVSTDAAFAALAAEAGLIDGAEAEGMEQMDGCFDLETMATGRDNVSHHHTENDHISKKVLMMADSDKIDEQNDQVEDSCNSLMMPIFEQLDGCDDSDIVGTPQYVKLGLRGGTVTVGTVSVTNNISSADGEGIVADGTDEPVSDLQEMERNDDDGTMREQLAQADGEEAAGNELHEGDNIETLEQGVSSGALVTESEGRHDGDMVATAERVESMDMIDTAESGELEEIEDKNDEKDVNTLEGILKTSGSRQQESQEMSLGEDEQILVQVRNEREDATVNQQTSTRLAPTASEAEAASILTTIKGGEIISLHNTDLLSGSTDNIIQVSSGSSGALLQGSKGNENGQTIIFKADAAVEDGTTVTLSDGSTYVTRLSSSSGDLSVPTSTTILQSLTNEPSNNLKIDDTSTGHLDALAEAAASATSALSSELINCSGASTNVSTVAGGVLMGDLLTSTQSSTQQHHISSIKFADGSTKQYTMSGPLLGIPSVGINNGTSMSNNTSSAVKSQGSVQIAVTNPGNNALASAKIANPTSGRTPERAKEEKEEKFSKPKDDSEAWHTVAILKTLNLNVSNYVDLNEWDCAIDGKTLTADNLPDLTNMKRIPLESGCAYKFRVAAINSCGRGEWSDVSPFKTCLPGFPGAPSAIKISKSPEGAHLSWEPPPSTTGDILEYSVYLAVKSQTAAKDKAASSPAQLAFVRVYCGSNNQCTVANQALQTAHVDFTSKPAIIFRIAARNDKGYGPATQVRWLQDPQSTKIPAPAGSTTGVGLPAGAGGKRVVDKSVTGAANKRAKLGASSSTAL; this comes from the exons ATGACGGCTATCTCAGAAGTATCGAGCTCCGAATTGATCCCGGCATCGGCGACTAAGCATAATGCTATATTACGCTGGAAGCGTGTGACGAACCCTAGTGGCCCACAGCCGCGTCCGCGACATGGACATCGGGCGGTAAACATCAAGGAGCTAATGGTTGTGTTTGGCGGCGGAAATGAAGGAATTGTGGACGAACTTCACGTTTATAATACAG caaccaaccagtggTATGTTCCGGCGACGAAGGGTGATGTGCCACCGGGATGTGCGGCATATGGCTTTGTCGTCGATGGAACGCGTATACTCGTGTTTGGTGGAATGGTAGAATATGGCAAGTACTCGAACGAACTGTACGAGTTGCAAGCTACAAAATGGGAGTGGAGAAAACTAAGGCCCAAGCCTCCGGAGTCGGGTCCTCCTCCCTGCCGTCGCCTTGGGCACAGCTTCACACTGGTTGGGGATAAAATTTATCTTTTTGGTGGTCTAGCCAATGAAAGTGATGATCCCAAGAATAACATCCCCAAGTATTTAAACGATCTGTACATTCTGGAGAtcaaaaataatttattacaatGGGAGATACCTACGACATTCGGCGAGAGCCCACCGCCCCGTGAATCACACACGGCCGTGTCGTGGTACGataagaaacagaagaaataTTGGCTTGTGATTTACGGTGGCATGTCTGGATGTCGATTAGGCGATCTTTGGCTGCTCGACACCGACAATATGTCCTGGACAAGGCCACGTACACTCGGTCCACTACCTTTGCCACGATCCCTACACAGTTCGACGTTGATCGGAAATCGAATGTACGTATTCGGTGGCTGGGTTCCATTGATGATGGATGAGGTTAAGATTGAGAAGCacgaaaaggaatggaaatgcaCCAACACTCTCGCATGTCTGAATCTCG AAACGTTGACCTGGGAAGAGCTAGATCTGGATACAGAGGAAGACAACATGCCAAGGGCTCGCGCCGGACACTGTGCCGTCGGTATACATACAAGATTGTACATCTGGTCTGGACGTGACGGTTACAGAAAGGCCTGGAACAACCAG GTATGTTGCAAGGATTTGTGGTATCTTGAGGTAGAGCGTCCAGCTGTTGCCTCGCGTGTACAGCTAGTACGCGCCTCGACTCATTCACTCGAGCTATGTTGGAGTTCTGTGCCATCTGCCTCACACTACATATTAGAAGTGCAGAAGGTAGCAACACCACTTCCTTCACCAGCACTACCGGTTCAGCCTACTCCAGCATCGCAGACTACCTTAGTTGCACCTATTTCATCGCCGGCTTTATCGGCTACTATCGCATCTCCGGCTTCCAACAATTCTGGAGCATTGTCGCCGGCACAGATTAGCAACAGTTTTAATACACTGCCTGTATCTGGAGAAACACTGCAACAGTcga CCATTAAGCAACTATCGGGGCGTGTGACAGGATCGGTTGTAGGCAATGTGCAATCACCCATTTTGACAACTCCAACAATACAGCCAACGCTATCTGCAACACCTGGCTTGCAGTCACCATCGGGTGGAGGTCTCGCGATGGTTAGCTCTTCTTCAGTGCATACTGTCACCTCGCCAGTGCAGCGCATCGTTACCAAAGTGCATCCGGCGAAGCAATTGACTACACAAAAGGTGTTGACGTCTGCTAGTACTTCACAGAttttgcagcaacagccgctGCAGATAGTCACGCAGGTTTCGTCACAGGCTCAAACCCTGCAGTCAGCTGTGGCCCAAGCCGTTACCGTGGCGGCCGGGGGTCAAACTCAAACGATCCGTGTCGTAGCAacaggagggggaggaggtggtACAACAGCATCCATTTCCGGTACCCAACAACTTACTTCCAGTAACACTGGTACACCGATTCGGGTACTCTCATCGACTGGTCAACAACTGCGAATCGGCCCAGCCGGGAGTGCAACACTGCAGCCCGGGTCCACAACAACTGCCGTGCTAAGGTCCGCGAGTGGGCAGAGCATTGTTTCGGGAACTCAGTTGCAAACTGTTCAGCAGCGTATCATCAGTGGAACAACAGGAGCCGGTCACACCACTACAACAGCCACTATCGGTGGAAAGCAGATTATTCTGCAGAAACCCATGACTATCGTTAGTGCAGCGACAGCCGGTACAACGGCCGCTTCAATAAGCAATGCTACGGGCACTAGCGGAGGCCAAATCCTAACGCTTGTCAAGACAAGCCAAGGTATGACTATGCAAACAATGCCCAAGATGAGCGTAATGCAGCAAAAGACACTGACTTCGACAGTGTCGCCGTCAACTGGTGCTATCCATCAgtctcatcagcagcaaattaTAACATCGAGTCTGGCTGGTGGCGGCACTGGTTCTGTGCCAAAGGCTACCGTCATTGGTGGTAACGTCGTTAAGCTTATGTCGGCCACCGGAGGATCGGCAACGCTCGGTGGAAAGCAGATTCTCATGAAAAACTCCAACATCGTGCAGGTTGGCAAAGTTGGAACCAACGCAACTGGTAAACCAACCCTTGTACTTACAAACAAAGCTGGCCAACCTATacgtggccagcagcaggtgatcgTCGTGACTACCCCGCAGGGTATAAGAACAGTCAGTGGAGCGGTTACTGCGTCGTCAGCTGGCAGCAACTTCGTAACGCTCTCGTCCTCGCAGGTTATAAACACAATAAGTTCGACGCGTGCAACACCAGCGGGTATCGTAGCGACAGGATCTGGAACTACGATACTGCAGGCAGCGACGGGTGTTGGCGGAGGCAGCACTTCAACCGCCACACTTCAAGGTTCTAGCGGTGGAACTACAGCCACTCTAGGCGGACAAGCGATCAAACTACGGACTGTTCAAGGCGGTAAACCGATCACATTCACAATGCCAGTCGGAGGGTTGCAGGCCACTGGTCAGAAGATAACTGGGACACAAATTATGATGCCGCAAAAGTTAAATGTAGGTGGCAAGGCGGTAACGGTTCAACTTTCGTCTGGAGGACAAAAGACGGTAACTCTGGTACCTTCTGGAGCTGGCGGAACCCATGTTGGTACCACCACCGTAGGTGGGCACGGTGGAACAGTGGTTAACCAGCCAAAAATTCTTATGCTACCTTCGAAGGGCGCTACACGTATTGTTACTCCTCAGCAATATCaacaaattcaattacaacaacagcagttaCAGGctgctcaacagcagcagcaacaattacaggaacaacagcagcaggtttcTACGGACgctgcatttgctgcattGGCTGCAGAAGCAGGTCTTATCGATGGAGCCGAGGCAGAAGGGATGgaacagatggatggatgcttcGATTTAGAGACTATGGCCACCGGGAGGGATAATGTTTCACATCATCATACAGAGAATGATCACATCAGCAAAAAGGTGCTAATGATGGCAGATTCTGACAAAATTGACGAGCAAAATGATCAGGTCGAGGACAGCTGCAATTCGCTGATGATGCCAATCTTTGAACAGCTCGATGGTTGCGATGATAGCGATATTGTGGGTACGCCACAGTACGTAAAACTCGGATTAAGAGGAGGAACCGTTACCGTGGGAACAGTTTCGGTCACCAACAACATATCCTCTGCTGATGGTGAAGGTATTGTAGCGGATGGTACCGACGAGCCTGTCTCAGATTtgcaagaaatggaaagaaatgacgacgatggaacTATGCGGGAACAATTGGCACAAGCTGATGgggaagaagcagcaggcaATGAGTTGCACGAGGGAGATAATATAGAGACATTGGAACAAGGAGTGTCATCGGGAGCTCTTGTTACCGAATCCGAAGGGCGGCACGATGGTGATATGGTAGCAACTGCAGAACGAGTAGAAAGCATGGATATGATCGATACCGCCGAGAGTGGTGAGTTGGAGGAGATCGAGGACAAAAACGACGAGAAGGATGTAAATACTCTTGAAGGAATATTAAAAACTAGCGGCTCTAGGCAGCAAGAATCACAAGAG ATGTCGCTCGGCGAAGATGAACAAATACTGGTACAAGTCAGGAATGAACGAGAAGATGCTACTGTAAATCAACAGACATCCACACGTCTCGCCCCAACGGCTTCGGAGGCGGAGGCTGCCAGCATTCTCACTACAATCAAAGGCGGCGAAATTATATCCCTTCATAATACCGATCTCTTGTCCGGTTCTACTGACAACATTAT CCAAGTGAGTTCCGGATCGTCTGGCGCACTTTTGCAGGGTTCAAAAGGAAACGAGAATGGGCAAACAATCATATTTAaagcggatgctgctgttgaagatGGGACAACGGTCACCCTTAGCGACGGTTCCACATACGTTACGCGTTTGTCTTCGTCATCGGGTGATTTGTCCGTACCGACGAGCACCACCATTCTGCAGTCTCTTACTAACGAACCAAGCAACAATCTGAAGATAGATGACACATCCACAGGCCATTTGGATGCGCTAGCTGAGGCCGCTGCATCGGCTACCTCCGCCCTTTCTTCGGAGCTAATAAACTGTAGTGGTGCAAGTACCAACGTTTcgactgttgctggtggtgtgctaaTGGGTGATTTGCTCACGTCAACGCAATCATCAACACAACAGCATCACATCTCATCGATTAAGTTTGCAGATGGCAGCACTAAACAATATACGATGAGTGGACCGCTTTTGGGCATACCGTCCGTGGGAATCAACAATGGAACGAGTATGAGCAATAACACTTCATCTGCTGTCAAAAGCCAAGGGTCGGTGCAAATCGCCGTTACCAACCCCGGAAATAATGCTCTTGCAAGTGCTAAAATTGCTAACCCTACATCCGGTCGTACACctgagagagcgaaggaagaaaaggaagaa AAATTCAGCAAACCGAAAGACGATTCGGAGGCCTGGCATACTGTTGCCATATTAAAGACATTGAACCTCAACGTTTCCAATTACGTCGATTTGAATGAATGGGACTGTGCGATAGATGGCAAAACCCTGACTGCAGACAACTTACCAGACTTGACGAATATGAAGCGGATACCATTGGAATCGGGTTGTGCTTACAAATTTCGTGTAGCGGCCATCAACAGCTGTGGACGAGGTGAATGGAGTGACGTATCACCCTTCAAAACCTGCCTTCCTGGATTTCCAGGTGCGCCGTCTGccataaaaatttcaaaatcacCTGAAGGGGCTCACCTTTCCTGGGAACCACCGCCTTCGACGACTGGTGACATTCTTGAGTACTCCGTTTACCTGGCCGTCAAATCGCAGACCGCAGCCAAAGACAAAGCGGCCTCATCCCCAGCGCAGTTGGCGTTTGTTCGTGTTTACTGTGGCTCTAACAACCAGTGTACGGTCGCGAATCAAGCTCTTCAGACGGCACACGTCGACTTCACTTCGAAGCCGGCCATAATTTTCCGTATTGCTGCACGAAATGATAAGGGCTATGGACCAGCCACGCAGGTCAGATGGCTTCAAG ATCCACAATCAACTAaaataccagcaccagcaggcagtACCACTGGTGTAGGACTGCCCGCTGGAGCTGGTGGCAAACGTGTTGTCGACAAGTCCGTGACAGGAGCAGCGAACAAGCGTGCAAAGCTCGGCGCTTCCTCATCAACAGCTCTATAG